A stretch of the Mesorhizobium huakuii genome encodes the following:
- a CDS encoding MFS transporter → MRFGLNLAPQHRVYAGFAIYSFAMGNIFPRLPDIKQAMGIEDGTLGLSLIGTPIGTLTALTLATPLLERVGFRRALLALVPLVALAYAIAVHAPGPLALFLMLFPVGLMIGSVEIMLNVEADRTEFLVKRRIMNRAHSFWSMGFFGAGLFGAALAHLGISPQLHLALIVPIVAISMALFLGGYQPAPSRFAGTGEKAPVLARPTLPILVLVAVTLSAMLMEGASIDWSAIYMRTVFDSGPFVAGFTVALFAFSQATTRFFADSFVDRHSPSGVARVLLVMMAGGVLIVFFSPAPFFSMLGFALLGIGTSALFPLAISAAAQRTDRPAAINVAALSQISFVAFLLGPPLLGFVSDHWGIRSAFGIGIPFIILSLLTAGSLGRRPAADKPAAPADKILARVAEG, encoded by the coding sequence ATGCGCTTTGGCCTCAACCTTGCCCCACAACACCGCGTCTATGCCGGGTTCGCGATCTATTCCTTCGCCATGGGCAACATTTTTCCGCGGCTTCCCGACATCAAGCAGGCCATGGGCATCGAGGACGGCACGCTCGGCCTCAGTCTGATCGGAACGCCGATCGGCACCTTGACGGCGCTGACGCTGGCGACGCCGCTGCTCGAGCGCGTCGGCTTCCGCCGCGCGCTGCTTGCCCTGGTCCCACTGGTGGCGCTTGCCTATGCCATCGCGGTGCATGCGCCGGGTCCGCTGGCGCTGTTCCTGATGCTCTTCCCGGTCGGCCTGATGATCGGCAGCGTCGAGATCATGCTCAATGTCGAGGCCGACCGGACCGAATTCCTGGTCAAGCGCCGCATCATGAACCGCGCGCATTCGTTCTGGAGCATGGGCTTTTTCGGCGCCGGCCTGTTCGGCGCCGCACTCGCGCATCTCGGCATATCGCCACAACTGCATCTGGCGCTGATCGTGCCGATCGTCGCGATCTCGATGGCGCTGTTCCTCGGCGGCTACCAGCCGGCACCAAGCCGTTTTGCGGGCACCGGCGAGAAGGCACCCGTGCTGGCGCGGCCGACATTGCCGATCCTCGTCCTCGTCGCGGTGACGCTCTCGGCGATGCTGATGGAAGGCGCCAGCATCGACTGGTCGGCGATCTATATGCGCACGGTGTTCGACTCAGGTCCTTTCGTCGCCGGCTTCACCGTGGCGCTGTTCGCCTTCTCTCAGGCAACCACGCGCTTCTTCGCCGACAGTTTCGTCGACCGCCATTCGCCGAGCGGCGTGGCGCGGGTGCTGCTGGTGATGATGGCGGGCGGCGTGCTGATTGTCTTTTTCTCGCCCGCGCCGTTCTTCTCCATGCTGGGCTTTGCTCTTCTGGGGATCGGCACCAGCGCCCTCTTCCCGCTGGCGATCTCGGCCGCCGCCCAGCGGACGGACCGGCCGGCGGCGATCAATGTCGCGGCGCTGTCGCAGATCTCCTTCGTCGCCTTCCTGCTCGGCCCGCCGCTGCTTGGCTTCGTCTCCGACCATTGGGGCATCCGCTCGGCCTTTGGCATCGGCATACCGTTCATCATCCTCAGCCTGCTGACCGCAGGATCGCTTGGCCGGCGGCCGGCCGCCGACAAACCCGCCGCGCCGGCAGACAAGATACTGGCGCGGGTAGCAGAAGGGTGA
- a CDS encoding DeoR/GlpR family DNA-binding transcription regulator — translation MALLSRGQTLFIDGGSTNVAIAKAIPRDLELTIATNSLGVASALSDHPLVELTMLGGRFVRDLGTCVGADTLAAIAQLGADLFFLGSCGLDASRGVTAFDSAEAEVKRAMAKNSAGIVIAVTNDKLATAAPYRVAGADAIRHLVVEKTAPAAILADFERQGAEIHFA, via the coding sequence GTGGCGTTGCTCTCCAGGGGGCAGACCCTGTTCATCGACGGCGGCAGCACCAACGTTGCCATCGCCAAGGCCATTCCGCGCGACCTTGAACTGACCATTGCCACCAATTCGCTCGGTGTTGCCTCGGCGCTGTCCGACCATCCCCTGGTCGAGCTGACGATGCTCGGCGGCAGGTTCGTCCGCGACCTCGGAACCTGCGTCGGCGCCGACACGCTGGCCGCCATTGCGCAGCTTGGCGCCGATCTGTTTTTCCTCGGCTCCTGCGGACTGGATGCCTCACGTGGTGTGACGGCATTCGATTCGGCCGAGGCCGAAGTGAAGCGGGCTATGGCCAAGAACAGCGCCGGCATCGTCATCGCCGTCACCAACGACAAGCTCGCCACCGCAGCACCCTATCGCGTCGCCGGGGCCGATGCGATCCGCCATCTGGTGGTCGAAAAGACCGCGCCGGCCGCGATCCTCGCCGATTTCGAACGCCAGGGCGCTGAAATCCACTTCGCTTGA
- a CDS encoding DMT family transporter, translating into MSSHHDHQKGLLITAIGGLTLTVDIPLIRLADGGAWTIMLLRTSTTFVAAMVIWSIWRALSRNAPPLIPGWSGLIVAICYGLTGITFVTAVYHTSTADLVFILAFNTVFAGLLSWLFLKERPQLVTIIAMSIMIIGVLVIVGGSVGTGKLFGDFMALCSAFFVAVAITISRASGKDMGFTSLVGVLLPMALAAFMVSGEGFHVNAPWWIIFNGAVIMPISFFCLAAGPKYIPGPEVAMFYLLETVLAPVWVWMIFAEAPTRNSLIGGGILIVTLVAHSLWQLHDGRKRRPDLAVHHPV; encoded by the coding sequence ATGTCCTCTCACCATGATCATCAGAAGGGTCTTTTGATAACCGCCATCGGCGGACTGACGCTGACAGTCGACATACCTTTAATCCGCCTCGCCGACGGTGGCGCGTGGACCATCATGCTGCTGCGCACCAGCACCACATTCGTCGCCGCAATGGTCATCTGGTCGATCTGGCGGGCGCTGAGCCGCAACGCCCCGCCACTCATCCCCGGCTGGTCCGGCCTGATCGTGGCGATCTGCTATGGGCTGACCGGGATCACCTTCGTCACCGCCGTCTATCACACCTCGACCGCCGATCTGGTGTTCATCCTGGCCTTCAACACCGTGTTCGCGGGCCTGCTGTCCTGGCTATTCCTGAAGGAGAGGCCGCAGTTGGTGACGATCATCGCCATGTCGATCATGATCATCGGCGTGCTGGTCATCGTCGGCGGGTCGGTCGGCACCGGCAAGCTGTTCGGCGATTTCATGGCGCTGTGCTCGGCCTTCTTCGTCGCCGTGGCCATCACCATCTCGCGCGCCAGCGGCAAGGATATGGGCTTCACCTCGCTCGTCGGCGTCCTTCTGCCGATGGCGCTCGCCGCCTTCATGGTGTCAGGCGAAGGCTTTCATGTGAACGCACCGTGGTGGATCATCTTCAACGGCGCCGTCATCATGCCGATCTCGTTCTTCTGCCTGGCCGCCGGGCCGAAATACATTCCAGGGCCGGAAGTGGCGATGTTCTACCTGCTCGAAACCGTGCTGGCGCCGGTCTGGGTGTGGATGATCTTTGCCGAGGCACCAACCCGCAACAGCCTGATCGGCGGCGGGATCCTGATCGTCACGCTGGTCGCCCATTCGCTCTGGCAGTTGCATGATGGCCGCAAGCGCCGACCCGATCTCGCGGTGCATCATCCCGTCTAA
- the aspS gene encoding aspartate--tRNA ligase: protein MHRYRSHTCAQLRKSDVGSSVRLSGWVHRVRDHGGLLFIDLRDHYGLTQIVADPDSPAFKVAETVRGEWVIRVDGEVKARLPETTNANLPTGEIEIFAREIEVLSAAKELPLPVFGEPDYPEDIRLKYRFLDLRRDTLHKNIVARTKIIAEMRRRMTDVGFTEFSTPILTASSPEGARDFLVPSRIHPGTFYALPQAPQQYKQLIMVSGFDRYFQIAPCFRDEDPRADRLPGEFYQLDLEMSFVEQDDVLNTMEPVIRGVFEAFANGKPVTQKFQRIPYDVAMRKYGSDKPDLRNPIEMQAVSDHFRDSGFKVFANILANDPKAEVWGIPAKTGGSRAFCDRMNSWAQGEGQPGLGYIFWRKEGEKLEGAGPLAKNIGEERTEAIRQQLGLADGDAAFFVAGDPKKFVSFAGAARTRAGEELNLVDRERFELCWIVDFPFFEWNEEEKKIDFAHNPFSMPQGGIDALNGEDLLGIKAFQYDMVCNGFEIASGGIRNHLPETMVKAFETVGLDRATVEERFGGLYRAFQYGAPPHGGMAAGVDRVVMLLVGAKNLREITMFPMNQQAYDLLMNAPSEASPQQLRELALRVAPTKKDG, encoded by the coding sequence ATGCACCGTTACCGCAGCCATACCTGTGCCCAGTTGAGAAAGAGCGATGTCGGCTCTTCCGTTCGCCTGTCGGGCTGGGTGCACCGCGTGCGCGACCATGGCGGCCTGCTCTTCATCGATCTGCGCGACCATTACGGCCTGACCCAGATCGTCGCCGATCCCGATTCGCCTGCCTTCAAGGTCGCCGAGACCGTGCGCGGCGAATGGGTCATCCGCGTCGACGGCGAGGTCAAGGCGCGCTTGCCCGAGACCACGAACGCCAACTTGCCGACCGGCGAGATCGAGATTTTCGCCCGCGAGATCGAGGTGCTGTCGGCGGCCAAGGAACTGCCGCTGCCGGTATTCGGCGAGCCGGATTATCCCGAGGATATCAGGCTGAAGTACCGCTTCCTCGACCTGCGCCGCGACACGCTGCACAAAAACATTGTGGCGCGCACCAAGATCATCGCCGAGATGCGCAGGCGCATGACCGATGTCGGCTTCACCGAATTCTCGACGCCGATCCTGACGGCTTCGTCGCCGGAAGGCGCACGCGACTTCCTGGTCCCGTCGCGCATCCATCCCGGCACTTTCTACGCGCTGCCGCAGGCGCCGCAGCAGTACAAGCAGCTGATCATGGTTTCGGGCTTCGACCGCTATTTCCAGATCGCGCCCTGCTTCCGCGACGAGGATCCGCGCGCCGACCGTCTGCCCGGCGAATTCTACCAGCTCGACCTCGAAATGAGCTTCGTCGAGCAGGACGACGTGCTCAACACGATGGAGCCTGTCATCCGCGGGGTCTTCGAGGCCTTCGCCAACGGCAAGCCGGTGACGCAGAAATTCCAGCGCATTCCGTATGATGTCGCCATGCGCAAATACGGCTCCGACAAGCCGGACCTGCGCAACCCGATCGAGATGCAGGCCGTCTCCGACCATTTTCGCGATTCCGGCTTCAAGGTGTTCGCCAACATCCTGGCCAACGACCCGAAGGCCGAAGTGTGGGGCATTCCGGCCAAGACCGGCGGCAGCCGTGCCTTCTGCGACCGCATGAATTCCTGGGCGCAAGGCGAGGGCCAGCCGGGGTTGGGCTACATCTTCTGGCGCAAGGAAGGCGAAAAACTCGAAGGCGCCGGCCCGCTCGCCAAGAACATCGGCGAGGAGCGCACCGAGGCGATCCGCCAGCAGCTCGGCCTTGCCGATGGCGACGCCGCCTTCTTCGTCGCCGGCGACCCGAAGAAATTCGTCTCCTTCGCAGGTGCGGCGCGCACCCGCGCCGGCGAGGAATTGAACCTCGTCGACCGCGAACGTTTCGAATTGTGCTGGATCGTCGACTTCCCGTTCTTCGAATGGAACGAGGAAGAGAAGAAGATCGACTTCGCCCACAACCCGTTCTCGATGCCGCAGGGCGGCATTGATGCGCTGAACGGCGAGGATCTGCTTGGCATCAAGGCGTTCCAGTACGACATGGTCTGCAACGGTTTCGAGATCGCCTCAGGCGGCATCCGCAACCACCTGCCCGAAACCATGGTCAAGGCGTTCGAGACGGTCGGGCTGGACCGCGCGACGGTGGAAGAGCGTTTCGGCGGCCTCTATCGCGCCTTCCAGTATGGCGCGCCGCCGCATGGGGGCATGGCGGCCGGCGTCGACCGCGTCGTCATGCTCTTGGTTGGCGCCAAGAACCTGCGCGAGATCACCATGTTCCCGATGAACCAGCAGGCCTATGACTTGCTGATGAACGCGCCGTCGGAAGCGAGCCCGCAGCAGCTTCGCGAACTGGCGCTGCGCGTTGCGCCGACTAAGAAGGACGGCTGA
- a CDS encoding D-tagatose-bisphosphate aldolase, class II, non-catalytic subunit gives MANPLAALATAHRNGSPYGITSICSAHPLVIQTAIRRAVADKEASLLIEATCNQVNQFGGYTGMTPDLFVAFVLEIANREGLNPQRIIFGGDHLGPNPWRTELAAQAMNKAEAMVTAYVWAGFSKIHLDASMGCAGEPAALDDETIATRAARLAKAAEKAARAAGGALPVYIIGTEVPAPGGVDHAISELKPTEAAAARRTIEVHREIFAREGLAEAFGRVIAVVVQPGVEFGSQNVVAYRPEASKPLTGLLDEEPSLVYEAHSTDYQSRAALTALVGNGFPILKVGPGLTFALREALYGLDLIASEMIADYGDRSLARTMERVMLAAPGHWHSHYHGNETNLHLQRHYSYSDRIRYYWNNPAAGVAVGRLQEALNGVSIPETLMRQFLPMVPAALGPAGDPNAILHDAIGQVLADYDAACRGRTA, from the coding sequence CAATCCGCTCGCAGCTCTCGCCACCGCGCACAGAAACGGATCGCCCTACGGCATCACCTCGATCTGCTCGGCCCATCCGCTGGTGATCCAGACGGCGATCAGGCGTGCCGTCGCCGACAAGGAAGCCTCGCTGCTGATCGAGGCAACCTGCAACCAGGTCAACCAGTTCGGTGGCTACACCGGGATGACCCCGGACCTGTTCGTCGCCTTCGTGCTGGAGATCGCCAACAGGGAAGGTCTCAACCCCCAGCGCATCATCTTTGGCGGCGACCATCTCGGACCGAACCCGTGGCGCACGGAGCTGGCCGCACAAGCGATGAACAAGGCCGAGGCCATGGTCACCGCTTATGTCTGGGCCGGTTTCAGCAAGATCCATCTCGACGCGTCGATGGGCTGCGCCGGCGAGCCGGCAGCCCTGGATGACGAGACCATCGCGACCCGGGCGGCGCGACTGGCCAAGGCGGCAGAAAAGGCGGCGCGCGCGGCCGGTGGCGCATTGCCGGTCTACATTATCGGCACCGAGGTTCCCGCCCCGGGCGGCGTCGATCACGCGATCAGCGAGCTCAAGCCCACCGAGGCGGCGGCGGCGCGCCGTACCATCGAGGTTCATCGCGAGATCTTTGCCCGCGAGGGTCTGGCGGAAGCGTTTGGTCGCGTAATTGCCGTTGTCGTGCAGCCCGGCGTCGAGTTCGGCAGCCAGAACGTCGTCGCCTACAGGCCCGAGGCATCGAAGCCGCTGACCGGTTTGCTCGACGAGGAACCGTCGCTCGTCTACGAGGCGCATTCCACCGACTACCAGAGCCGCGCGGCGCTGACTGCGCTTGTCGGCAACGGCTTTCCGATCCTTAAAGTGGGTCCAGGCCTGACATTCGCCTTGCGCGAGGCGCTTTACGGGCTTGATCTGATCGCCAGCGAAATGATCGCGGACTATGGCGACAGGTCGCTTGCCCGCACGATGGAACGCGTGATGCTGGCAGCGCCCGGCCATTGGCACAGCCACTATCATGGCAATGAAACCAACCTCCATCTGCAGCGGCATTACAGCTACAGCGACCGCATTCGCTACTACTGGAACAACCCCGCTGCCGGCGTTGCCGTCGGCCGCCTGCAAGAGGCGCTCAACGGCGTCAGCATTCCCGAAACGCTGATGCGGCAGTTCCTGCCGATGGTACCGGCCGCGCTCGGGCCGGCGGGAGATCCAAACGCCATTCTTCACGACGCGATCGGCCAGGTGCTGGCCGATTACGACGCGGCTTGCCGCGGGCGCACCGCCTGA
- a CDS encoding IS5 family transposase, whose amino-acid sequence MAVKQTGQLSLAEAFLGHKLTGGSSPLDRLSGLVKWYRFEKLLNALRDGGPGRAAWPPLVLFKALLLQSLYGLSDRELEEALGDRLSFRRFAGLGLDDTIPDHTVLSRFRNLLVSEGLMEKLFGELDRQLEKAGVILKRGTMLDATLIDAVSTPPTPERPSQDTDARVTARKGKSGLTFGYKAHVGVDEGSGLIRTVITTPANVNDTVVADHLICGDEKTVWADAAYDTHARRARLRAAGKKVRIARRPNKHHALPPRLKHYNRLIARRRAAVETTFATLKNRMKLTTIRYIGLAKAAGQVTMAAIAFNMRRWAAITG is encoded by the coding sequence ATGGCGGTGAAGCAGACTGGACAGTTGAGCTTGGCGGAGGCCTTTCTGGGCCACAAGCTGACGGGGGGTTCTTCGCCACTCGACCGTCTGTCGGGTCTGGTGAAGTGGTACCGGTTCGAGAAGCTGCTTAATGCGCTGCGCGATGGTGGACCGGGTCGAGCTGCCTGGCCGCCGCTGGTGTTGTTCAAGGCACTGTTGCTGCAATCGCTCTACGGACTGTCGGATCGCGAGTTAGAGGAAGCGCTGGGCGATCGGCTGTCGTTCCGGCGCTTTGCTGGGCTGGGGCTGGACGATACAATCCCCGACCACACGGTGCTGTCGCGTTTTCGCAATCTGCTTGTCAGCGAAGGGCTGATGGAGAAGCTGTTTGGCGAACTGGACCGGCAGTTGGAGAAGGCCGGCGTGATCCTGAAGCGCGGTACGATGCTGGATGCCACGCTGATTGATGCGGTCTCGACGCCGCCGACACCCGAGCGGCCGTCGCAGGATACGGACGCCCGCGTCACAGCACGCAAGGGCAAGAGCGGCCTTACCTTCGGCTACAAGGCTCATGTCGGGGTGGATGAAGGCTCTGGCCTGATCCGCACGGTGATCACGACACCGGCCAACGTCAACGACACGGTCGTGGCTGATCACTTGATCTGCGGTGATGAGAAGACGGTATGGGCAGACGCAGCCTATGACACCCATGCCCGCCGTGCTCGGCTCAGGGCGGCCGGCAAGAAGGTGCGCATTGCACGGCGCCCCAACAAGCATCATGCGCTGCCGCCGCGGCTCAAGCACTACAATCGCCTGATCGCCAGACGGCGAGCAGCGGTGGAGACCACCTTCGCCACGCTCAAGAACCGCATGAAGCTGACCACGATCCGCTACATCGGGTTGGCCAAGGCTGCTGGTCAGGTGACAATGGCGGCCATCGCTTTCAACATGCGCCGATGGGCCGCCATCACGGGATAG
- a CDS encoding DeoR family transcriptional regulator, with amino-acid sequence MLTDQRHQLIRDRLAAEGRVLAGELASRFGVSEDTVRRDLRELAKAGHCRRVYGGAVAAAPFAAPPSVCAAAMRSRRRRGWQAQPWRCSPGGRPCSSTAAAPTLPSPRPFRATLN; translated from the coding sequence ATGCTGACCGATCAACGGCACCAGCTTATCCGCGACCGCCTCGCGGCGGAGGGGAGAGTGCTCGCCGGCGAACTGGCGAGCCGCTTCGGCGTTTCGGAAGACACGGTGCGCCGCGACCTCAGGGAACTGGCGAAAGCCGGGCACTGCCGCCGGGTCTATGGTGGCGCGGTTGCGGCGGCGCCCTTTGCCGCGCCCCCATCGGTCTGCGCGGCGGCCATGCGGTCGAGGAGAAGGCGCGGCTGGCAGGCACAGCCGTGGCGTTGCTCTCCAGGGGGCAGACCCTGTTCATCGACGGCGGCAGCACCAACGTTGCCATCGCCAAGGCCATTCCGCGCGACCTTGAACTGA
- a CDS encoding AI-2E family transporter: protein MKESRIQKPERQQRLFGLSTPLSSAVIPPLSAARWLLVLIVAAGVYFFHGFLFPVLAALVIAFASWPLYQRLLSGVGGNRTIAATLAILFILAFLVIPIALAGTYAINEVREWVGWAIETNRHGAVTPHWIATMPVVGDWLNEQWTTNFGHPGGIGELIQLVSGANIGSIYRGALAAGGSAFGLLLTLLFMMIALFFAYRDGEHFAGQVDRLGERILPTRWERISRVVPATISSTVTGMTVIAIGEGLVLGIAYWLAGVPSPVTLGALTGVMALIPGGAPLSFTLVSIYLAASGSPMAGLVLFLWGAVELFIVDKTLRPKLVGGPIKLPFLPTFFGLIGGVKTMGFLGLFIGPVLMALLVAIWREWLREVELVDEIAADSAAEIEARPQIEILPESGVAKKASA from the coding sequence TTGAAGGAATCCAGGATCCAGAAACCGGAACGGCAGCAGCGCCTGTTCGGCCTGTCGACGCCACTGAGTTCGGCCGTCATTCCGCCGCTGTCGGCGGCGCGCTGGCTGCTGGTGCTGATCGTCGCCGCCGGTGTCTATTTCTTCCACGGCTTCCTGTTCCCGGTGCTGGCCGCACTCGTCATCGCTTTCGCCAGCTGGCCGCTTTACCAGCGGCTGCTGTCCGGCGTCGGCGGCAACCGCACCATCGCCGCCACTCTGGCCATCCTGTTCATCCTCGCCTTCCTGGTGATACCGATCGCGCTTGCCGGCACCTACGCCATCAACGAGGTGCGCGAGTGGGTCGGCTGGGCGATCGAGACCAATCGGCACGGGGCTGTGACGCCGCACTGGATCGCGACCATGCCTGTCGTAGGCGACTGGCTGAACGAACAATGGACGACCAATTTTGGTCATCCCGGCGGCATTGGTGAACTGATCCAGCTGGTCAGCGGCGCCAATATCGGTAGCATATATCGCGGCGCGCTCGCCGCCGGCGGCAGTGCGTTTGGGCTGCTCCTGACGCTGCTGTTCATGATGATCGCCCTGTTCTTCGCCTATCGTGACGGCGAGCATTTCGCCGGCCAGGTCGACCGCCTCGGCGAGCGTATCCTGCCGACGCGGTGGGAGCGGATTTCGCGCGTCGTGCCGGCGACGATTTCCTCGACGGTGACCGGCATGACGGTCATCGCCATCGGCGAGGGGCTGGTGCTGGGCATTGCCTACTGGCTGGCCGGCGTGCCGTCGCCGGTGACGCTCGGTGCCCTGACCGGCGTCATGGCGCTCATCCCCGGCGGAGCACCTTTGTCCTTCACTCTTGTCTCGATCTACCTCGCGGCCAGCGGCTCGCCCATGGCCGGTCTGGTGCTGTTCCTGTGGGGCGCGGTCGAGCTGTTCATCGTCGACAAGACGCTGCGCCCGAAACTCGTCGGCGGACCGATAAAACTGCCCTTCCTACCGACCTTTTTCGGCCTGATCGGCGGCGTCAAGACGATGGGGTTCCTCGGCCTGTTCATCGGCCCGGTGCTGATGGCTCTGCTGGTCGCCATCTGGCGCGAGTGGCTACGCGAGGTGGAACTGGTCGACGAGATCGCCGCCGACTCGGCGGCCGAAATCGAGGCTCGTCCGCAGATCGAGATCCTGCCGGAATCTGGCGTGGCGAAGAAGGCCAGCGCCTGA
- the parC gene encoding DNA topoisomerase IV subunit A, producing the protein MPPQDGGGDHIEPVDLKKALEERYLAYALSTIMHRALPDVRDGLKPVHRRIMHAMRLLRLNPDQGFAKCARIVGEVMGKFHPHGDQSIYDALVRLAQDFSMRYPLVDGQGNFGNIDGDNAAAMRYTEARMTDVATELLAGITEDAVDYRPTYNEEDEEPVVLPGAFPNLLANGSSGIAVGMATSIPPHNAAELCDAALHLIEHRDAPVAKLMDFVQGPDFPTGGIIVDSRASILEAYETGRGGFRVRSKWSQEDQGRGTWSIVVTEIPYGVQKARLIEKIAELLMARKLPLLEDIRDESAEDIRVVLVPKSRSVDPGILMESLFKLTELESRFPLNMNVLSRGKVPNVLSLKGVLQEWLDHRRDVLIRRSKHRLGEIERRLEILAGYLIAYLNIDEVIKIIREEDEPKQVMMARWSLTDTQAEAILNMRLRALRKLEEFEIRKEFDGLTTEKKQIEALLASDAKQWSTIKWEVTSIRDKFGPETELGKRRTQFADAPEHDLTDIAHAMIEREPVTVVVSEKGWLRAMKGHLADLSTLTFKEGDSLKLAFHAQTTDKVLVFTTGGKFYTIGADRLPGGRGHGEPIRIIVDMDNDQDIVTAFVHDPKRKLLLASYDANGFIVPEEEVVANTRKGKQVMNVKAPDEAKRCVPVTGDHLAIVGENRKMLVFALSEIPEMGRGKGVRLQKYKDGGLLDLKPFTLETGLSWQDSADRTFTRSREELAEWIGARASAGRMVPKGFPRTGKFG; encoded by the coding sequence TTGCCGCCTCAAGATGGCGGTGGCGATCACATTGAACCGGTCGATCTGAAGAAGGCGCTGGAAGAGCGCTATCTCGCATATGCGCTGTCGACCATCATGCACCGGGCGCTGCCCGACGTTCGCGACGGGCTGAAGCCGGTCCACCGCCGCATCATGCACGCCATGCGCCTGCTGCGCCTCAACCCTGATCAGGGTTTCGCCAAATGCGCCCGCATCGTCGGCGAGGTGATGGGCAAGTTCCATCCGCATGGCGACCAGTCGATCTATGACGCGCTGGTACGGTTGGCGCAGGATTTTTCGATGCGCTATCCCCTGGTCGACGGGCAGGGCAATTTCGGCAACATCGACGGCGATAACGCCGCCGCCATGCGCTACACAGAAGCGCGCATGACCGACGTGGCGACCGAACTGCTCGCCGGCATCACCGAGGACGCCGTCGACTACCGGCCGACCTACAATGAAGAGGACGAGGAGCCGGTCGTGCTCCCCGGCGCCTTCCCAAACCTGCTGGCCAACGGCTCGTCCGGCATCGCGGTCGGCATGGCGACGTCGATCCCGCCGCACAATGCGGCTGAACTCTGCGACGCCGCATTGCACCTGATCGAACACCGGGATGCGCCGGTGGCCAAGCTGATGGATTTCGTCCAGGGCCCGGATTTCCCGACCGGCGGCATCATCGTAGACAGCCGTGCCTCCATCCTCGAAGCCTATGAGACCGGGCGCGGTGGTTTCCGCGTGCGCTCGAAGTGGAGCCAGGAAGACCAGGGCAGGGGCACCTGGAGCATCGTCGTCACCGAAATCCCCTATGGCGTGCAGAAGGCGCGGCTGATCGAGAAGATCGCCGAGCTGTTGATGGCGCGTAAGCTGCCGCTGCTCGAGGACATCAGGGACGAAAGCGCCGAGGACATCCGCGTCGTGCTGGTGCCGAAAAGCCGTTCCGTCGATCCGGGCATCCTGATGGAATCGCTGTTCAAGCTCACCGAGCTTGAAAGCCGCTTTCCACTCAACATGAACGTGCTGTCGCGCGGCAAGGTGCCCAACGTGCTGTCGCTGAAGGGCGTGCTGCAGGAATGGCTCGACCACCGCCGCGACGTTCTGATCCGCCGCTCGAAACATCGCCTGGGCGAGATCGAAAGACGGCTGGAGATCCTTGCCGGCTATCTGATCGCCTATCTCAACATCGACGAGGTGATCAAGATCATCCGCGAGGAGGATGAGCCCAAGCAGGTGATGATGGCCCGCTGGTCGCTCACCGACACCCAGGCCGAAGCCATTCTCAACATGCGCCTGCGCGCTTTGCGCAAGCTGGAAGAATTCGAGATCCGCAAGGAATTCGACGGCCTCACCACCGAGAAGAAGCAGATCGAGGCGCTGCTGGCGTCGGATGCCAAGCAATGGTCGACGATCAAGTGGGAAGTCACCAGCATCCGCGACAAATTCGGACCGGAGACCGAGCTCGGCAAGCGCCGCACCCAGTTCGCCGATGCGCCCGAACACGATTTGACCGACATCGCCCACGCCATGATTGAGCGCGAGCCGGTCACCGTGGTGGTTTCGGAAAAAGGCTGGCTGCGGGCGATGAAGGGCCATCTGGCCGATCTCTCGACGCTGACCTTCAAGGAAGGCGACAGCCTGAAACTCGCCTTCCATGCCCAGACCACCGACAAGGTGCTGGTCTTCACCACCGGCGGCAAGTTCTACACCATCGGCGCCGACCGGCTGCCCGGCGGGCGCGGCCATGGCGAGCCGATCCGCATCATCGTCGACATGGACAACGACCAGGACATCGTCACCGCTTTCGTCCACGATCCGAAGCGCAAGCTGCTGCTGGCCTCATATGACGCCAACGGCTTCATCGTGCCGGAGGAGGAAGTGGTCGCCAACACCCGCAAGGGCAAGCAGGTGATGAACGTCAAGGCGCCGGACGAGGCCAAGCGCTGCGTACCGGTCACCGGCGATCACCTCGCCATCGTCGGCGAGAACCGCAAGATGCTGGTGTTCGCGCTCTCCGAAATTCCGGAGATGGGCCGTGGCAAGGGCGTGCGGCTGCAGAAATACAAGGATGGCGGCCTGCTCGATCTCAAGCCGTTCACCTTGGAAACCGGCCTGTCCTGGCAGGATTCGGCCGACCGCACCTTTACGAGATCGCGCGAGGAACTCGCCGAATGGATCGGCGCCCGGGCCTCGGCAGGGCGTATGGTGCCAAAGGGCTTCCCCAGGACGGGCAAGTTTGGTTAG